The nucleotide window TGGGGTTATGAAGCTGTGTGACTGTCTGACTGACTAATGTTGCAGGCTGGCGCTGGTATTATGCACCGCAAGTCGACATGAAAAGAGACTCAACAGGGCTGTCGATAAGCGCATAGACGTACATACATATAGACCTGAGATGTGTGAATACTAAAAAGGGTTAAGACGTCAGTTCAACGCAAACGTGATCACCACACCCGCACTGCAGCAAAGTATTCGACTGGGCTGAGCACTGATCTGATTTTGGATGTTCTTTGAATTTActattgtttttttttttccagttATCTATGCGCCAACTAGAGATGCAGATATGGTATCTCGTTCAATGCTTGATTATCTTACAATGTATAACACCATCCACCTCTTTCTCATGAgtgcctcctcttccacagTTAAGTGCGTTTCCTCGCCCTCAATTCCATCCTCAAAGGACGCAACGTCCCCAAAGAATCCTTGGGACACTGGTGCATTTTCGCCGTGCCCGATCTCTTCAAGAATGAGTACCCCTTCACTCAGAGAACTTGCTATCGACTGGTGTTGTCCGGCCGTTGGTATGTGACATACTGAATGGAGCCTGTAGAACATAGGTAATCAGCAACTAGTAAACTGGAAGAAGGGACACATATGACCGCTACATACCAGAACTTCCTTGGCGTGACATATCCTCCAAGCCAACCTGCGGACGTTTCCGTCCGCAAGCACAACCGCAGGGGCAAAGTCGATACCGAACATATGCCGAATAGCGTACACAACACGCCTGGCATACTTGCCATCCCTTTCGACATGGCCGCCGAAACGCTCTTCCGCATTGCTGGGCGCAATATCGGGGTCGCGGTCCAGGCAGTTACGGATGACTGGCAGGAGAGCTGCCTCAACGGCGCGCTCACCAACTTCTCCGCTGATATCGACGCCCATGTGCTCGTCGTCGAACTTGGGAATCTGGATTTCGAAAGGCTCCGAGATGGACATGACGTGGTGTCCGCCACCGTGGTGGTAACGGAATTCGAACACACCCTGTGTCCACCAAAGCTTGTCACCCTCGAAGACCATCTCACCCTCGACGAGATCTGTATCCTCAGACTTCTTCTCGACAGGCTGGTCCCAGACGAGAATACCctggtcggtggtggtgtcgtaCTCCCCAGGGTTGGTTGGTACCCAACGGCCAAGAGATGGAACCTCGGTGACCTCCCTAGAGCGATTGTCCGTGACCATGTAGAGACCGACCCAGTCCTTCTTGCTGTGGTTGGCGGGCGCAGTCCACTTGACGCGAATCGGGGCTCCGTACTCGAACGCCTGGGTCTTGACGTCCTTCAGTACGCGGGCGTTGGGGCTTTCCTTGCCCGTGGCCTTTTCATTCGTGCCCACAACACGTGTACCAGCCAGAGACAGACCATAATGCTTGGGATCGTAGCCCGCAAGGTCGGGTGAAATCTTGCTGAGAGTGAGACGAGCGGGGTATTTGTTGAACAGGGCTGAAGTATCCTTGACAATGGTAGATGATCCAGTGGCGAGTCTGGAGCGAGCAGCATCTACGAACTCGTCGATGAAGTGCTTTGTCTCATCCAGGACCTTGTCGATACTCTGCTGCCACTCAGTAACAGGGGGAGGTAGAGAACGCTTGATGAACTTGGTGACGCCGGCATCATCACGCAGATTACGGCCATAGACCTTTTGCATGTGAGGCTTCTCAACATACGCGAGGAACGCAAGAGTGAGAAAGTGGCCGGCAAGAGCCatgaggaagatggcgcGGGACCAGGTGATCAGGGCAGCGCCCCATAAGCCAGCAGTACCAAAGACGCGCTCGGGGTTGTTGAGGAAGCGGTAGATAGAAGTGTAAGTCAGCTGCCTCTTGCtgtcgaagaagaaatcgCCATAAAACCATCCGAATTCGCCTAGCGACTCGTAGATGCTGGTGGCGGTCCAGACCTGGAGGGCAATCAAACTCAGGCCAACGACGTGCTTGAGAAGCGCCCAGCCGTAGGTCCAATCGGCGGGAAATTCATACATCTTGTAAGAGGCAGCGATAAAGGAGGCATGGCAGAGGCAGTTGCTCAGGTGGTAGATGCCCTTCCACTGGCGCCAGGCCTCGCCCACGCTCTCGCCGTACTTCAAGAAGTGCCTAGTGAACATCTTCTCCTCAGACTGCATGGTCAAAATCACTCCCAAACCGGCAGAGTACCACAAACGCCAAGCCAAAGCATGCAACACGAAAAGGGCTTGGTAAAAGCGGGTGTTGGGAGTGACCATAGTGACGACAGCAAGGTAAGCACAGAGGAGCACGATGGCAACGTCCGTGATACGGAAGAAGTCGAGGTTCTTGAGACCGATGAGGTTGTGGACGGGCAGCGGGGTATTGTCATGTCTTCCGGTTGTGGAAGGGACAGAGTACTCGGAAGCAAACTCCTGCAACTGACTACCAGCCTCCGACTCGCACCTCACACGTGGCTGAGGCGGGTTATAGGTCTTCTCGATATGAGGATTCTCAACGATTACCAAAAAGGCGAATTGGGCGGCATGGGCGATAATGGAGATAAACAGGACGTCGTAGCTCGCGGCCATCATGGAGATACCATAGTACCCAGCGTATCCGATGGAGTACATGGGGTGAGGAGCCAGCTCGAAAACACCGTCGAAGGTCAGTTCCTGCTCAATGAGGTAGAAGAAGTCTAATATGGTCAGTTCCCGTGTCTTGCGAGAGTTGGCGGAAGTAGTTTGACTTACCACCCCAGTACCAAGCATAGTCCTTCACAACACGATGAGCATCCAGCTTAACCCATAGGTTGAAGCCAACCAGCGTGATTCCAGCAGCCCAACGGGCAAAGCACATGAACAAACCCTCTCCGTCCGGCTTGTGCGCGCAGACGATAGCGAACAGGCAGTAGGAGATGAAGTCGCACATGAGAATCAAGTCGACGACGCGACGGAAGGTGAGCCAAGTGTTGTACTCGATCGGAGCTTCTTCAAACTTGTAGTCCTGAGGGATCTTGGTCTCGAGTTCCTTCTTGAGTAGATTGTAAAGCCATGGGCGCGGGTTCTTGCCAGTCGCGGGGTTCTCAAACAGCTTCCACCTCTTGGCCCAAGTCACCAGGAGCTTGTACTTGGACTGAATCGTCAACAGGTAACCAATGCCGACGTTGTAAGCCAATCTCCAGAACATGAAGATGGCGGCAAAGAGAGGCCTCTTGACACCCCACGGCAGGTAGTAAGCGGCGAGGAAGTGTAGAGCGATGATGGCGAGCACGGCGACATCTGATAAGTTCTTGGGCTCGCGAGGGTCGAGCAGCTGGGTGACCATGTCATGGGTCGTGGGGACGACGAAGACTAAACATTGGGAGGGGTTGTGTTAGTTCATCCCAAGTCTAACTCGGCTGTAGACATTGAAGACAAGACGCCGAAGTATTTCCTTACCTGTGCCATCTGGCGTTTTGCCGTATGTCTTTTTGACCCTTGACGCAGCGGCATTGGCCTCtgattgctgctgctgctgctgctgcttctgctgcgaAGTGCCCTCTACATTCTTGCTGGTCGCCGATGCGGTAGGATGCCGTTGGCGGACATCACTGTTGAGCCTGGCGGCAAAGGGATCTGCTGCCGAGGAGCTCATTTTGGGTCACGGTGTTGAAAACCGAATTGACGTGTAGATTTGTTAAAAGCGTCGAGCTTGTGTAACGTATTGAACATCCCCAGAGGGAaacgggaacgggaacggCGAAATCGGATCAACGGCGGTCTTGTACTCAATTGGGTCGCCCGAATTCTTGGGCGCAGAAGCGTGACCACCCCAAGGAATACCCGAAAATGACTCCGAAAACTTCAGGAAAGTGCCAAGCTTTGTTGTTGGTTATCCGACTGGTACTTTGCTCAATGATACAACGATGAGACAACCGACCAAAGCAAGGGGCGGGATGACAAAAAACGGACTGGCCAGAAATGgtgttcttttctttattgaCTTTTCTATGTCGTTGTGCTCTGGAGACGACGTCACGAAGAGAATCAACTGAAGCATAAGTAAGGCAGATAGATGGATAAAGAAAGTGTCGAGAAATGTAATGTCAGTCACTCCTCACGAATACCGTCGACAACTAGACAAATGAACAGAGTGGGAAGCCCATCTTCACATGCAATTCATCGTGCTTCTCAAGTCAACAAACTCATGTGGGTTCAGGGAAGATCCTTGTCTTGCTGGAGTGTCGACGCCCCTCTTTTCTCTCGTGCTCCCCTCCTCTGTGACTTCTTCACCAACAACTGCTCGCGGCTCTTCCGGGAAACGGGGGGTCGCCCACTCGGGAAATAGGACACTGGACACGGTATGCGCAGTGCGTGAAGACCCGAAGGCGTGCAGTCAGTTGTTGAGCGATCCCGGGCTTGTGTCTTTGCAATTGGATGATAGAGCCGAGCTTGCGTTGTCGAGAGGATTCGGGAAGCATCTCTATGGCAGTGCAAACAGGAGAACTGGAGAGATAAAAAgcatagaggtatgtagtgtaaatACGGCCTAGAACCCGCTTATTGTGCGGAGCGAGAATCCGGTCTTCGCCTCGTCAGAAAACCCACCGGGAGCTAGGTTGTAtcggaaaggaaggaggaggggaagttgAGGGTGGACATGATAGTTTCCATGGTTTGAGGC belongs to Neurospora crassa OR74A linkage group IV, whole genome shotgun sequence and includes:
- the chol-1 gene encoding phosphatidylethanolamine N-methyltransferase, whose protein sequence is MSSSAADPFAARLNSDVRQRHPTASATSKNVEGTSQQKQQQQQQQSEANAAASRVKKTYGKTPDGTVFVVPTTHDMVTQLLDPREPKNLSDVAVLAIIALHFLAAYYLPWGVKRPLFAAIFMFWRLAYNVGIGYLLTIQSKYKLLVTWAKRWKLFENPATGKNPRPWLYNLLKKELETKIPQDYKFEEAPIEYNTWLTFRRVVDLILMCDFISYCLFAIVCAHKPDGEGLFMCFARWAAGITLVGFNLWVKLDAHRVVKDYAWYWGDFFYLIEQELTFDGVFELAPHPMYSIGYAGYYGISMMAASYDVLFISIIAHAAQFAFLVIVENPHIEKTYNPPQPRVRCESEAGSQLQEFASEYSVPSTTGRHDNTPLPVHNLIGLKNLDFFRITDVAIVLLCAYLAVVTMVTPNTRFYQALFVLHALAWRLWYSAGLGVILTMQSEEKMFTRHFLKYGESVGEAWRQWKGIYHLSNCLCHASFIAASYKMYEFPADWTYGWALLKHVVGLSLIALQVWTATSIYESLGEFGWFYGDFFFDSKRQLTYTSIYRFLNNPERVFGTAGLWGAALITWSRAIFLMALAGHFLTLAFLAYVEKPHMQKVYGRNLRDDAGVTKFIKRSLPPPVTEWQQSIDKVLDETKHFIDEFVDAARSRLATGSSTIVKDTSALFNKYPARLTLSKISPDLAGYDPKHYGLSLAGTRVVGTNEKATGKESPNARVLKDVKTQAFEYGAPIRVKWTAPANHSKKDWVGLYMVTDNRSREVTEVPSLGRWVPTNPGEYDTTTDQGILVWDQPVEKKSEDTDLVEGEMVFEGDKLWWTQGVFEFRYHHGGGHHVMSISEPFEIQIPKFDDEHMGVDISGEVGERAVEAALLPVIRNCLDRDPDIAPSNAEERFGGHVERDGKYARRVVYAIRHMFGIDFAPAVVLADGNVRRLAWRICHAKEVLAPFSMSHTNGRTTPVDSKFSE